One window from the genome of Trueperaceae bacterium encodes:
- a CDS encoding VOC family protein: MDITIHSAMLPQDDPEAALRFYRDGLGFEVRNDVEYQGMHWITVGPAGQPETSIVLYPPEATPGLTEDERRVVAEMMAKGTYASINLAARDLDAVFARLEASGAEVVQEPTNQPYGVRDCAFRDPAGNLVRIQERR, encoded by the coding sequence ATGGACATAACCATCCACTCCGCGATGCTCCCGCAAGACGACCCAGAGGCCGCCCTGAGGTTCTACCGCGACGGGCTGGGCTTCGAGGTCCGCAACGACGTCGAGTACCAGGGCATGCACTGGATCACGGTGGGGCCGGCGGGCCAGCCCGAGACCTCGATAGTCCTCTACCCGCCCGAGGCGACGCCCGGGCTCACCGAGGACGAGCGACGCGTCGTGGCCGAGATGATGGCCAAGGGCACCTACGCCAGCATCAACCTGGCGGCGCGCGACCTCGACGCCGTGTTCGCGCGGCTCGAAGCCAGCGGCGCCGAGGTCGTGCAGGAGCCCACGAACCAGCCCTACGGCGTGCGAGACTGCGCCTTCCGCGACCCCGCCGGCAACCTGGTGAGGATCCAGGAGCGCCGGTAG